The following nucleotide sequence is from Tardiphaga alba.
TTTATCGCTCAACGCGACAAAGCGCTCGCCTTTATCATCGAGCCGCAACGCGGAGATGCCGCCGAAATCGCGAAACTTCGACGTGAGGACGAGGCCGCTGCGATATTGCAGGGATCCGAACCGCGTTTGCTGAGGATCGCGCGTATCGAAAGCCGGCACCGGGCGGGCATCGATGGTGATCTTTTCCGCGGCTTTGGCGGACGCTGGCGCAGGAACGGGAACGCTCTGCGCGCGCGCAAGCGCCGGAATCGCCGCGGTGGCGGCGAGCGAGGCGAGGATGGAGCGGCGGGTGAGCATGAGCTTCAAGGAATTCACCGCGAGACAAACTCCGCCCTCATGGTGAGGAGCGCGCAAAGCGCGCGTCTCGAACCATGAATGGAGTGCTCGGCCATCCTTCGAGACGCCGCTTCGCGGCTCCTCAGGATGAGGGCGGCGTGCATGGTGTCAATGCACCTTACGCCGTCTGCCGTGGCTTGGCGCGGGACCATTCGTCTCGCTGAACAGCTCGGCCAGCTTTTCAGTGATGGCACCGCCGAGTTCTTCGGCATCGACGATGGTCACGGCGCGACGATAGTAGCGCGTGACGTCGTGACCGATGCCGATGGCGATCAGCTCCACCGGAGAGCGGGTCTCGATCTCCTCGATGATATGGCGGAGATGGCGCTCCAGATAATTGCCGGGGTTCACCGACAACGTGCTGTCATCCACCGGCGCACCATCGGAGATCATCATCAGGATCTTGCGCTGCTCGGGGCGGCCGAGCAGGCGCTTATGCGCCCAGTCGAGCGCTTCGCCGTCGATGTTCTCCTTCAGGAGACCCTCGCGCATCATCAGGCCCAGGTTCTTGCGCGCACGGCGCCAGGGAGCATCGGCGGACTTGTAGATGATGTGGCGGAGATCGTTGAGGCGGCCGGGATTGGCCGGCTTGCCGGCGGCAAGCCACGCCTCGCGCGACTGCCCGCCCTTCCACGCCCGCGTGGTGAAGCCTAGGATCTCGACCTTGACGCCGCAACGCTCCAGCGTGCGTGCGAGAATATCGGCGCAGGTGGCAGCCACGGTGATCGGGCGGCCACGCATCGAGCCGGAATTATCCAGCAGCAGCGTGACGACCGTATCGCGGAAGGTCGCTTCCTTCTCGTGCATGAAGGACAGCGGCGAGAACGGATCGGTGACCACGCGCGACAGGCGCGCGGGATCGAGGATGCCTTCCTCGAGATCGAAATCCCAGGCGCGGTTCTGCTGCGCCATCAGCTTGCGCTGCAGGCGATTGGCAAGGCGCGCGACCACGCCCTGCAGATGCGCGAGCTGCTTGTCGAGATAAGCGCGCAGGCGCTCCAGCTCGTCATGGTCGCAGAGGTCTTCGGCGGCGATGACTTCGTCATATTTCGGCGCGAAGGCATGATATTCCGGACCGAGGCGTTCGTTTGCCCCGCGCGAATTCGGGCGCGTGGCTTCGCCGGGCGTATCCTCGTCGCCCATCTCGCCATCTTCGTCGAACGTATCCGAGGCCGACGCCTGCGCGCTTTCCATGGCGCTGTCGGTCATCTCTTCCGACGATTGCTGCGCCTGGTCCGCGCTCATCTCCTGCGCTGCATCGCTTTCCGGCGAGCCTTCGGCGCCGTCCTGATTGTTCTCGCCCTGGCGCTCGTCGTCGGAGCTTTCCTCGTCATCGGGCTGAGCGTCGCGGTCC
It contains:
- the cobT gene encoding cobaltochelatase subunit CobT, with the translated sequence MSTTPTKQFRTGAKEAPTEPFKRSVASALRAIAKTPELEVTYAAEKPGLAPGKARLPEPARKLSKRDAAIVRGHADSIALKLACHDPKVHRKLMPGNPQARSVFEAVEQARVEAIGSRRMAGVAKNLGAMLEDHFHRGKFDEITDRADAPLADALAMLVRERLTGLAPPLAAQKVVDLWRPILEEKIGARLDQLSDITENQAKFGDVVHSLLSDLELGEDRDAQPDDEESSDDERQGENNQDGAEGSPESDAAQEMSADQAQQSSEEMTDSAMESAQASASDTFDEDGEMGDEDTPGEATRPNSRGANERLGPEYHAFAPKYDEVIAAEDLCDHDELERLRAYLDKQLAHLQGVVARLANRLQRKLMAQQNRAWDFDLEEGILDPARLSRVVTDPFSPLSFMHEKEATFRDTVVTLLLDNSGSMRGRPITVAATCADILARTLERCGVKVEILGFTTRAWKGGQSREAWLAAGKPANPGRLNDLRHIIYKSADAPWRRARKNLGLMMREGLLKENIDGEALDWAHKRLLGRPEQRKILMMISDGAPVDDSTLSVNPGNYLERHLRHIIEEIETRSPVELIAIGIGHDVTRYYRRAVTIVDAEELGGAITEKLAELFSETNGPAPSHGRRRKVH